The segment AATAAATGAATTGAATTGATCAATTTGATATGATCAACAAACACCCTATGAGGTTGTAAAGCGATGGAAGTTTATCAGATTCGAGTTTTTCTAGAAGTAGCTCGTTACCTGAGTTTTACCGAGGCAGCCGATGCGCTGAATTTAACTCAGCCTGCCGTGAGCGCTAAAATCAAATCGTTAGAGTCAGAATTAGGAACTTCGCTGTTTTACCGTTTAGGGCGCAAGATTCAACTGACAGAAGTTGGGGAATTCTTGTTTGAAGAAGGTGCAAAACTAATTCAGATTGAAAATCAACTCATTCAGAAAATTGAAGATATTAAAAAAGGAAAATGTGGCAGTCTAAAAATCGGCTGCACAATGGCACTTGCTGAAGGTTGGTTGCCTAATATTGTGTTTGAATATCGACAGCAATATCCGAGTATTCAAGTTCAGTGTCTAGTGTTTGAATCTGCTGAATTGCTCTATCAAGCGATGACGAGCCAGACAGTAGATGTGGGGATTTCTGATGTCAATTTTGAAGAGTTTTCTGAACTTTCAACTACTGCGATCGACAAAATTTCTTATCACGTCTTTGTCTCTCATCATCATCCCTTAGCAAAACAGCGCTGGATGAGTTTAGCTGATCTGAGAAAGTATCCTTGGGCATTGCTTCCTGCAGGCACACCGAGCCGTTTAGTCCTGGACTCACGATTGTCTGAGTTAGGACATACGCTGGATGGATTTCTCCGATTTGAAACCGTGGATACGATGAGCTTGATGCGAACCTACATGATGCAGGGGAACTATCTCGGCTTCGCAACTAACTTTGATTTTCAACCAGAGTGTGAATTAGGGACGATGACAGCAATTTCGCTTCAGGAGTTTGCTTTATCTGGCTCAGTTTACCTGGTCGTGCCTCGACGCTTAAACCAAGCGAACACAGTGGATTCATCGAGTCGGCGATCGCGCAATCTCAATCCGACTCAAAAGCTCATCAACCTGCTACAAGCTAAGACAAGTCCTGCTGTTTCTGCCTCGAACGTTGTTCGTTTACGATCGCCGAGTTTTGTGCGTCGCAGTCAGTCTTCTTCACGGTCTGAAGTGCTAACTCTTTCGATCGGAGTACAAAACGGGACAATTCCTGCGATCACAGCAGGCTTAATCATGCAAAGGTTGGGGCTGCTCGAACATTTCCTGCCCCAAGAAGGACGATATAGTTCGATTCAGTATCAGATTCAGTGGCAAGATTTCTCAACCGGAGCGCCAATTGTCGATGGCTTGCGATCTCGACAACTGAATATTGGTGTGCTCGGTGACTATCCCTTGCTCTTAAGTGCTGAAGATACAGTTCAGAATACTCGCCTGATTAGCTTTGTCTCGACTAATCCCGATGGGTCGTGTAATGCGGTTGTGGTTCCCCATCGTTCTCACCTTCACAGCGTCGATGACCTACGTGGACGAGCGATCGCAGTTCCCCTTCGGTCTTCTGCACATGGCATGGTGCTGCGATCGCTGAATGCGACTCGACTTTTAGATCAAGTCAATTTAATCCCTTTTCAGCAACAGGCTGACCAATTCGAGTTTTCTGAACAATACGCGGATGGCTATGCTCACTTTGCACCATTTCACGACATCGCTTGTCGTCGCGGACAGTTCCGCTACCTCGAAGGGTGCAATTCCGAAGCGTTACCTGCTTTCTATGGTGTAGTAGTCACGAATGAATTGGCTGACCAGTATCCAGAAGTCGCGATCGCGTATCTTCGGGCATTATCCGCAGCCCAATATTGGTACGACACAACGCCAAGTGCGCCAGCTTTAGTCGCAAAATGGACGCATCTTGATCCAGAAGTGATTGTTCAAATTTTGAGCAGTTCGTATCAGAAAACTCAGCCGGGACGGTTTTTCTCAGAGATGCAGATTCGTCCTGACTGGCTGAGATTACACATTGATCAACTGAGTCAGATTCCAGGCAACCAGCATTTACAAGCGATTAACTTAAATCAATGGATTCATGCAGACTTTTTGCAGCAGATTAGAGCATAGCAATACTTGGAACTGATCTCGCGATCGACATCGCAGCTAAACAAGCTATACCCGTCTCTGTTGGTTAAGAGTGCGTCAGGCATCTGTCTGTTTAGCTGCAAATTCGATTCACCAATCGAGTGTTCGGATTGGCTGAGTTCAAGCTGCTTAGAGAATGTTTTAAAAGTAATCGTTGAGACGCATTCACCCGTCCCGGAATGGCAACGTGAGCGAAGAGTCTGTTTATACCTTTAAAGCATTCTCTTAGCTTAGCTCCATGCTTTTCAAGGTTTCTTCTCGAATGAGTTCAAAAACCTCGCGATTTAACTGTAAAAATTCTGAAGTCACCATGATATCGATATGTCTCGGTCGTTCTAGAGGCACATCTACAATTTGCTTAATCCGCCCTGGATTCACGCCCATGACGAAAATACGATCGCTCAAGAACACCGCTTCTTCAATGTCATGCGTCACAAAAATCACAGTTGCTTTCAACTCGCTCCAAATGTCGAGCAGAAGCTCTTGCATCATATGTCGGGTCTGCGCGTCTAATGCTGCAAAGGGTTCATCCATTAACAGTACAGAAGGAGAGTTCACCAAAGCACGGATAATACTTGCCCGCTGCTGCATTCCTCCTGATAGTTGGTAAGGATAAGAGTTGCGATGCTTATACAACCCCACACGATTGAGATAGTAGTTGACAATCTCTTTGCGCTTTGCCGCAGGAATGCCTTGAATCTTCAGTCCAAATTCCACATTCTGGAAGGTCGTCTTCCACGGTAAGAGTGAATACTGCTGAAATACAAATCCGCGATCGGCTCCGGGACGCACAATCCGTTTGCGATCAACCGTAACAGAACCGCTGTAAGGTTTAATAAATCCAGCGATCGCATTGAGAATCGTCGATTTTCCGCATCCGGATGGACCAAGCAAACAGACAAATTCGCCTGGCGCGATCGTAAAGTCGATCGACTCTAAGACCGGAATTAACTGTCCTTTTCGTTGAAAACAAATTGATAGATCCTCGACCTCCACAAGTCCTTTGAGTGCTTGTTGCGGAGTTCCTTGCTCGATTAACATTGTCACACTTACTATCCTCTAAATATGAATTAGTTGGCGTTCCCTTTCTTCGTGACGCGCCAGGGCATTAAGACATGGGTCAGTCGATCCACTGCATAAGAACTCAGTGACCCCATCAATCCGATCAGCAGCATTCCCATCACAATCGGAGGATAGTTAGAAGTCACATAAGACTCCCAGGTCAGATAACCAATCCCAAACCGTCCTGCCAAAATTTCAGCCGTGACTAGACAGAACCAAGAATTTCCCATGCCAATCACTAAGCCACTTGCAATGCTAGGCATGGCTCCCGGAATCACAATGTCTTTGAAGACTTGCCATTGTCTCGCGCCTAAGCATTGTCCAACGCGCAACAATAGTAAATCAGTGCCTTCAACGCCTTTGATTGTGCTAATCAAAATTGGGAAGAATGCGCCGATAAAAGTAATGTAGACCATTCCCGACTCTGCATCGGGAAACATCAGAATCGCCAGTGGAATCCAAGCAACCGCAGGAATGGGACGGAGGATCTCTAACGGCAAAAACACAAGGTCTTCGATCTTTTGAAACCAGCCAATCACAATTCCTAAGCTAATGCCCAGCACGACTGCGATCGCATAGCCCAAGAGTACCCTCAGCACGCTTGCCTGAATATGCACCATTGGATTGTTCGAGAAAAACTTCAAGGTTGCACTCAGAACTTCTACAGGCGAAGGAAGAAAGGAAAAATTGATAAAGAATTGAAACTTGATCGCGCAGAGAAATTGCCAAATTCCAAAAAATAAAACTAATGAAAGAACTCGGAACAAAAGCCTGATCGGGTTAATTCGTGAAGAACTGTCTGAACTCTGGAATAACTGTGAAAGTAGAAAACTCCAGCGATCGAGCATACGAGGTTTTGTCGATCGCGGAGAGGACGGACTAGACATAAAATGCCTCCAATCGGTAAAAGAGCACAGCGAGGAACACATTGTTCCATGTTCAAGCGTTCTTGACTGTATCAAAGCGCATCTAGCGTGCTGCTATGGGCTGTGAGGCTTGTGCGTAAAACTCTTGTAGCCCTTTGAATCCAACGACCTGAGCATTATTCTGTTGAGCAAAAGTCTGAGCATCCTTCTCGGTCAAAAATGCAGAGATATCATTATTGTTGCGAACAAAGAAAGAATTCTCTGCAAAGAGCTTCCAACCGTTGCTACGATCGTGCACAAAAATAGCACTAACCGCCTGCTTACCCTCAGCCTGGAGCTTTTTCAACGCTGCCATCATATTTTGAATCGAAGCATAGTTTCTCACTTTCTCTTCGCCTTTGAGCCACAGTTGAGCTGCCAATTTTGCATCTTGAATCGGTTGCTTTGTTTCGGAATCTTCTCCTGTAATCACAAATTGCTCAGCCTCTGTTGCAACTTGTTGATCGCTCATGCCCATTTCTTGCATCGCCTGCTTCAGATAGCTGTTGTCAATGAATTTTTTCACATCTTCAGGTTTGACAGTGGCATCTAGTCGTCCTAACTGTTGCAGAGTCGTCACACTGTTGGTGAGCGCGTCTAGATTGGGTTGCTGAATGCTAGGATTGAGTCGCTGCAATCCAGATGGCCCGAGAAACATATACACGACTTCCTTTTCGACTCCTGCCCATTGTTCAACCTTGGCTGAGATAGCTTCGGGCTGTTCACGAAAGAGTTTGTTCGCTTCGAGCAAGGCTTTCATGTAGGCAACAACAACTTCTGGATATTGCTTAGCAAAGTCCGATCGCACGACCACACCATGAAATGTCGGAACACCGAGTTCTGCACCATCGAAGATCTTCCGAGCAAATCCTCGGAAGGGAAACATCTCACCAAAGGGGACAAAGTTTGCATGAGCGTCGATCTGATTGGTTCGCAGACTCGTGCCACCCACTTCTGGTGCTTGACTAATCAATTTCACATCTTTATCGGGTTCTAGTCCGGCTCCCTTCAGTGCTTTGAGTAACATTCCATGTGCAGCGGAACCGAAGGGCACAGAAACTTGCTTGCCTTTCAAATCTGCCAATGTTCTGACAGAACTATCTTTTGGAACCATTACTGCATTTCCAGCTCCGGTGGCACTGTAGCCCAAAGTCCCAATGTAGAGCGTATTGACACCCCCACCTTTCTGTTGAAAAGTCGTCATGTTGATCGTCAGCGGGAAATCTCCCATCATGCCAATATCAAGTTGATTGGCAAGCATTTTATTTGTAATAGGAGGTCCTGAAGTGTAGCTTGACCACTCAATTTTGTACTCCACATTTTCGTATTTACCTGTTTTTGGCAAGTATTTCTCAAGCAATTTTTCTTCGCGAATAACAGAGCCTCCAGTCGCTGTATTAATGACTTGATCTTGAGTTCCAATCGCGATGCGAATTACTTTTTTTTCACTCGTATTGCCTGACAAATTGCTTGTCTGAATATTAGAACACGCAGCAACAAAAGCAAATGAAATAAATGATAGAGACACCAAAAAACCGCGACGAGTGAACCTCCGTCTATTCATGATTGAAATCGCTCCAGCGCTTGTTGTGTAACTCTTATTTATTCAGTCCTAGCTTCTCTCAACTGTAAGCAAGGATACAAATATTGGCT is part of the Leptolyngbya boryana PCC 6306 genome and harbors:
- a CDS encoding ABC transporter permease — protein: MSSPSSPRSTKPRMLDRWSFLLSQLFQSSDSSSRINPIRLLFRVLSLVLFFGIWQFLCAIKFQFFINFSFLPSPVEVLSATLKFFSNNPMVHIQASVLRVLLGYAIAVVLGISLGIVIGWFQKIEDLVFLPLEILRPIPAVAWIPLAILMFPDAESGMVYITFIGAFFPILISTIKGVEGTDLLLLRVGQCLGARQWQVFKDIVIPGAMPSIASGLVIGMGNSWFCLVTAEILAGRFGIGYLTWESYVTSNYPPIVMGMLLIGLMGSLSSYAVDRLTHVLMPWRVTKKGNAN
- a CDS encoding ABC transporter ATP-binding protein, which encodes MLIEQGTPQQALKGLVEVEDLSICFQRKGQLIPVLESIDFTIAPGEFVCLLGPSGCGKSTILNAIAGFIKPYSGSVTVDRKRIVRPGADRGFVFQQYSLLPWKTTFQNVEFGLKIQGIPAAKRKEIVNYYLNRVGLYKHRNSYPYQLSGGMQQRASIIRALVNSPSVLLMDEPFAALDAQTRHMMQELLLDIWSELKATVIFVTHDIEEAVFLSDRIFVMGVNPGRIKQIVDVPLERPRHIDIMVTSEFLQLNREVFELIREETLKSMELS
- a CDS encoding LysR family transcriptional regulator — its product is MEVYQIRVFLEVARYLSFTEAADALNLTQPAVSAKIKSLESELGTSLFYRLGRKIQLTEVGEFLFEEGAKLIQIENQLIQKIEDIKKGKCGSLKIGCTMALAEGWLPNIVFEYRQQYPSIQVQCLVFESAELLYQAMTSQTVDVGISDVNFEEFSELSTTAIDKISYHVFVSHHHPLAKQRWMSLADLRKYPWALLPAGTPSRLVLDSRLSELGHTLDGFLRFETVDTMSLMRTYMMQGNYLGFATNFDFQPECELGTMTAISLQEFALSGSVYLVVPRRLNQANTVDSSSRRSRNLNPTQKLINLLQAKTSPAVSASNVVRLRSPSFVRRSQSSSRSEVLTLSIGVQNGTIPAITAGLIMQRLGLLEHFLPQEGRYSSIQYQIQWQDFSTGAPIVDGLRSRQLNIGVLGDYPLLLSAEDTVQNTRLISFVSTNPDGSCNAVVVPHRSHLHSVDDLRGRAIAVPLRSSAHGMVLRSLNATRLLDQVNLIPFQQQADQFEFSEQYADGYAHFAPFHDIACRRGQFRYLEGCNSEALPAFYGVVVTNELADQYPEVAIAYLRALSAAQYWYDTTPSAPALVAKWTHLDPEVIVQILSSSYQKTQPGRFFSEMQIRPDWLRLHIDQLSQIPGNQHLQAINLNQWIHADFLQQIRA
- a CDS encoding ABC transporter substrate-binding protein gives rise to the protein MSLSFISFAFVAACSNIQTSNLSGNTSEKKVIRIAIGTQDQVINTATGGSVIREEKLLEKYLPKTGKYENVEYKIEWSSYTSGPPITNKMLANQLDIGMMGDFPLTINMTTFQQKGGGVNTLYIGTLGYSATGAGNAVMVPKDSSVRTLADLKGKQVSVPFGSAAHGMLLKALKGAGLEPDKDVKLISQAPEVGGTSLRTNQIDAHANFVPFGEMFPFRGFARKIFDGAELGVPTFHGVVVRSDFAKQYPEVVVAYMKALLEANKLFREQPEAISAKVEQWAGVEKEVVYMFLGPSGLQRLNPSIQQPNLDALTNSVTTLQQLGRLDATVKPEDVKKFIDNSYLKQAMQEMGMSDQQVATEAEQFVITGEDSETKQPIQDAKLAAQLWLKGEEKVRNYASIQNMMAALKKLQAEGKQAVSAIFVHDRSNGWKLFAENSFFVRNNNDISAFLTEKDAQTFAQQNNAQVVGFKGLQEFYAQASQPIAAR